The following coding sequences are from one Capsicum annuum cultivar UCD-10X-F1 chromosome 3, UCD10Xv1.1, whole genome shotgun sequence window:
- the LOC107863799 gene encoding protein indeterminate-domain 12, with protein sequence MNPEEMRNKQIYHQSNIITSSSCFSSHQPVIFSEEATSVSSMSQNISIHQQQQQMQKIKKKRSLPGNPDPDAEVIALSPKTLLATNRFVCEICNKGFQRDQNLQLHRRGHNLPWKLKQRSNKESKKKAYVCPEPTCVHHHPSRALGDLTGIKKHFCRKHGEKKWKCDKCSKIYAVQSDWKAHSKTCGTREYRCDCGTIFSRKDSFVTHRAFCDALAEESARLSANSALMHRAVIASTIVNSSAIGEPNFHLNQSSLFPYPTNQRHFANPPPPPMAAATTVTTHMSLNPWDPQIPLNPNPITHEEHHSNHNILHPVPIKTESIHIPFTSSLPFYHEHYYPVIHKGGSFSIPSSPQLSATALLQKAATMGTHSTVSHVNSVMAQLGHHVTPKLSPEGFLSFASENMSSNWQKRENLTRDFLGLTGDHHHDQDHHDESSSAGGGGGGGFMANGGNGLLSSFGGDGMHDYQDTLYDRDHSMLKHHQLGFGFGAAAAESTTGTWGDC encoded by the exons ATGAATCCAGAAGAGATGAGGAACAAACAAATATATCATCAGAGCAATATTATTACTAGCAGCAGTTGCTTTTCTTCTCATCAACCTGTTATCTTTTCTGAAGAAGCAACTAGTGTTTCTTCCATGTCTCAAAACATCTCAATTCACCAGCAGCAGCAACAGATGCAAAAGATCAAGAAGAAGAGAAGCCTCCCTGGAAATCCTG ATCCAGATGCTGAAGTGATAGCTCTATCACCAAAGACCCTTTTAGCAACAAATCGATTTGTGTGTGAGATCTGTAACAAAGGATTTCAAAGGGACCAAAATCTTCAGCTTCACAGGAGAGGCCATAACCTTCCATGGAAGTTGAAGCAAAGGAGCAACaaagaaagcaagaaaaaagCCTATGTTTGCCCTGAGCCAACATGTGTTCATCACCATCCTTCAAGGGCACTTGGTGACCTCACTGGAATCAAGAAACATTTTTGTAGAAAACATGGTGAGAAAAAATGGAAATGTGACAAGTGTTCCAAGATTTATGCTGTTCAATCTGATTGGAAGGCTCACTCGAAAACCTGTGGTACTAGAGAGTATAGATGTGACTGTGGAACCATCTTCTCCAG GAAAGATAGTTTCGTTACACACAGAGCATTCTGCGATGCATTGGCCGAAGAAAGTGCGAGGCTCTCAGCAAACTCAGCGCTAATGCATAGAGCTGTCATTGCCTCCACCATTGTTAACTCATCTGCCATCGGTGAACCCAATTTCCATCTCAACCAATCATCGCTCTTCCCTTACCCAACCAACCAACGCCATTTTGCTAACCCTCCTCCTCCACCAATGGCGGCTGCTACAACAGTAACAACTCATATGTCCCTAAACCCATGGGACCCACAAATCCCCTTGAACCCTAACCCTATTACTCATGAAGAACATCACAGTAACCACAATATTCTCCACCCTGTTCCAATCAAGACTGAATCCATTCACATCCCTTTTACCTCCTCGCTGCCGTTTTACCATGAACATTATTACCCAGTTATTCACAAGGGTGGTTCTTTCTCCATCCCTTCTTCTCCTCAGCTCTCCGCTACAGCGTTGCTCCAGAAAGCAGCTACTATGGGTACACACTCCACTGTGAGTCACGTGAATTCTGTCATGGCTCAACTAGGTCATCACGTGACACCGAAACTATCTCCCGAAGGTTTTCTTAGTTTTGCGTCGGAAAATATGTCCAGCAATTGGCAGAAAAGGGAGAATCTGACGAGGGATTTCCTCGGTTTGACAGGAGATCATCATCATGATCAGGATCATCATGACGAGTCTTCATCAGctggaggtggtggtggtggtggcttTATGGCCAATGGAGGGAATGGGCTGTTGTCGTCATTCGGAGGAGATGGGATGCATGACTATCAAGACACACTCTATGACCGTGACCATTCGATGTTGAAACATCATCAGTTGGGCTTTGGTTTTGGTGCTGCTGCTGCTGAAAGTACAACAGGAACATGGGGGGATTGCTGA